One Qiania dongpingensis genomic window carries:
- the dprA gene encoding DNA-processing protein DprA — protein MKKEISVLSEREYWYWYCGLSQIPLSVREQLLQRLGTPEEIFYASEKALRDALRPARQPDGQTELMGDTDDADVFYNGKILERAVRDIREGREPDTIRRALKDMDQEGIAFVPLCDENYPKRLLTIPGRPLGLFIKGRLPSDDMPSAAIVGSRNCSYYGRSMAEGLGKALAEAGIQVISGLARGIDAAGHRGALRAENRKGRTFGILGCGPDVVYPRENRCLYGEVEAAGGLISEYPPGMRPLPMNFPARNRIISGLSDCVAIVEAGKRSGSLITASYALEQGKEIWAVPGRAGDYLSCGTNSLLKDGAELLTEPEDILSFWNLGGKKLRISNNDQLSLDKNWERVYSCLDSEPKSMERICLETGLNSADLAVCLVDLEMEGLVVQPYEHYYVAKRDKGEHYGKVSGHCRVPRKSEDN, from the coding sequence ATGAAAAAAGAAATAAGCGTACTTTCAGAGCGGGAATATTGGTATTGGTACTGTGGGCTGAGTCAGATACCTCTTTCAGTGAGAGAACAGCTTCTGCAGCGGCTGGGCACACCAGAAGAGATTTTTTACGCGTCGGAGAAAGCCTTGAGGGATGCACTCAGGCCGGCGAGACAGCCGGACGGACAGACGGAACTCATGGGGGACACAGACGATGCGGATGTATTTTATAATGGAAAGATTCTGGAACGCGCGGTAAGGGATATCCGGGAGGGGCGTGAACCGGATACGATTCGAAGAGCGTTGAAAGATATGGATCAAGAAGGCATTGCATTTGTACCATTATGTGACGAAAATTATCCTAAACGTCTTCTGACCATTCCAGGCCGCCCCCTTGGCTTATTTATAAAAGGCCGCCTTCCTTCCGATGACATGCCTTCAGCCGCCATAGTGGGCTCCCGGAACTGCAGCTATTATGGACGTTCCATGGCTGAGGGCTTAGGAAAAGCTCTGGCAGAGGCCGGCATACAGGTCATAAGCGGGCTTGCCAGAGGAATCGATGCCGCCGGTCACCGGGGAGCTCTAAGGGCTGAAAACAGAAAAGGCAGGACCTTCGGTATTTTGGGATGCGGGCCGGATGTGGTCTATCCCAGGGAAAATCGATGCCTGTATGGAGAGGTGGAGGCAGCCGGAGGACTGATTTCCGAATATCCGCCGGGTATGAGGCCGCTGCCGATGAATTTCCCGGCCAGGAACCGTATTATCAGCGGTCTGTCGGATTGTGTGGCCATAGTGGAGGCGGGGAAGAGGAGTGGATCTTTGATCACCGCATCCTATGCGCTGGAACAGGGAAAGGAAATCTGGGCAGTTCCCGGCAGGGCCGGGGATTATTTGAGCTGCGGGACCAACAGTCTTTTGAAGGACGGAGCGGAGCTTTTAACGGAGCCGGAGGATATACTCAGCTTCTGGAATCTTGGAGGAAAAAAATTAAGAATTTCTAATAATGATCAGTTATCTCTTGATAAAAATTGGGAAAGGGTGTATAGTTGTCTGGATTCCGAACCCAAATCCATGGAGAGAATCTGCCTCGAAACGGGACTAAATAGTGCCGATCTGGCGGTTTGCCTTGTGGATCTGGAGATGGAGGGACTGGTTGTGCAGCCATATGAGCACTATTATGTGGCAAAAAGAGATAAAGGAGAACACTATGGCAAAGTATCTGGTCATTGTAGAGTCCCCCGCAAAAGTGAAGACAATTAA